GGGGTTGTTCGACCAGATCTGTGTCCACACGTCCTTGGGGAACGCGGTGAACGCCAAGATGTCCTCCCGTGCGCCGGTGAGGTGCTCGGCCGCGTCGGGCAGCTTCTCGTCGACGTACTCGATGAGCCGGTCGAACTGGGCCTGCACGCTGGGTGCGTCGGGCTGGTCATAGACGCTGTGGAGCATGGCCTTGACGGCCGGCCACATGCTCTTGGGCGTCACGTCCATCAGGTTCGCGGAGTAGTGGGTACGGCACCGTTGCCACGCGGCGCCGGTCAGGTTCGCCGCGATCGCTTCCTTCAAGCCCTGGTGGGCGTCGGAGGTGACCAAGCGCACGCCCGTCAGGCCGCGCGCGACGAGGTCGGCGAAGAACTCGTTCCACGCCGACCCGGTCTCACTGGTGGCCACGCGCAGGCCGAGGACCTCGCGGTGCCCGTCGGCGTTGACCCCGGTCGCCAGCAGTACCGAGGTGGCGACCACGCGCCCACCCTCGCGGACCTTCATCGTGAGCGCGTCGGCCGCGACGAACGTGAACGGTCCCGCCTCATCCAGGGAGCGGTGGCGGAAGTCCTCGACGATCTGGTCCAGGTCGGCCGCCATCCGCGAGACCTGCGACTTGCTCAGTGAGTCGATCCCCAAGGTCTTGACCAACTTGTCCATCCGGCGGGTGGACACCCCGGCCAGGTAGCAGTCGGCCACGACGGTGATCATCGCCGACTCGGCCCGCTTGCGCCGCTCGAGTAGCCACTCGGGGAAGTAGTTGCCCTTGCGCAGCTTGGGGATGGCCACGTCCACGGTCCCCACGCGGGTGTCCAGGTCGCGGTGGCGGTAGCCGTTACGCTGCGCCGTACGCGAGGCGCTGGGCCGGCCGTACTCGGCGCCGACGACGGCGTCGGCGTCCGCGGACAGCAGCGCGTTGATCATCGTCTGCAACAGCGAACGCATCAGATCCGGGCTTGCTTCGCTCAGGGCTTCACTGAGCAGGCCGCCAGGGTCGACAATATGTGGTGCGGTCATCGTGATGACTCCGTTCGAGGATTCGGTAGAAGGTTGACTCGAAGGATCACGCGGTGGCCGCACCCACGTCCACGACCGGGACGAGCTGGGCAACCGCGCTACACCACTCTAAGGGGCACTACTCTCGCCGGAATCTCGCCCTCCACCGTCGGTCGAATCGAACAGGGCACGCTCGACCCGACGTGGGGGATGCTCTCGCGGATTCTCGCGGCGACCGGCCACCGGATCCACGGTGAGACCGTGGTCTCCGCAGGAGACCCGGCCGCGATCGAGGCCGCACGCCCGCTCCTGGAAGCGCTGCTCGATTCTCGGCCCGGGGCGCTCGCGACGGCCCTGTCCGCCGAGCACGCGGCCTCGGTCGACTTCGGCTGGTCGGACACCTCCAGAACGATCCCCGGCTCCACCGGGCTCGTCCCGCCGGTGCTGGGAACCGGTTCGCCGGCGGCGGCACCGTGGCGCGCGCGCTGGGTTCGCGCCGGATGGCTGTCGGAGACCGCGGACATCGACGCGATGGTCCTGCTCGCGGTCTCGGCGGGCAACGCGGCCAAGATCGCCCGTCGGACCGTCGCGCGCCGAACCGTGGTGGCCGATGGCGGCTGGCGCCCGTTGACCGCGCGGCTCGGCGAGGCGGGCATCGACTACGCCGTCTCGGGTCTGATCGCGGCCCGCGCGGACAGAGCGAGCGCAGCGGCGGTGAATCCGGTGATCTACGTGGCGGATCCTGCTCGCGCAGCCTCGGAACTCGGCCTCCACGAGGCGCGACCCGGCGATGGGGTGCTCCTGATCGCAGCACAGAACGGCGAACTCGACCGCGCGGAGGCCGACGGGGGCGTCCGGTTCGTGACGCAGGCACAGGGGATGCTGGACGCCTTCGCCGGATCGGGGCGAGAGCCGGACAAGGCCGAGAGCATCCTGCGCCAGCTGCTGGCGGCCCGCGCGTGAGCACCGGTGGAGGCGAACTCGAGAGCGAGGTCATCACTTCCCGCCGCGCCCTGATCGAC
The window above is part of the Pseudactinotalea sp. HY158 genome. Proteins encoded here:
- a CDS encoding IS256 family transposase → MTAPHIVDPGGLLSEALSEASPDLMRSLLQTMINALLSADADAVVGAEYGRPSASRTAQRNGYRHRDLDTRVGTVDVAIPKLRKGNYFPEWLLERRKRAESAMITVVADCYLAGVSTRRMDKLVKTLGIDSLSKSQVSRMAADLDQIVEDFRHRSLDEAGPFTFVAADALTMKVREGGRVVATSVLLATGVNADGHREVLGLRVATSETGSAWNEFFADLVARGLTGVRLVTSDAHQGLKEAIAANLTGAAWQRCRTHYSANLMDVTPKSMWPAVKAMLHSVYDQPDAPSVQAQFDRLIEYVDEKLPDAAEHLTGAREDILAFTAFPKDVWTQIWSNNPQERLNREIRRRTDSVGIFPNRNAIVRLVGAVLAEQTDEWAEGRRYLGLDVLARCRITLITTTDPEIGAETMPALTA